A single genomic interval of Bacillota bacterium harbors:
- a CDS encoding DUF418 domain-containing protein, which produces MMVMIHATNRFQLAVTAREGLEAAYFGLYQFFQGRGAGLFLVLAGVGWSLQVGRRSDFPRLRLELLRRGLTLILCGLVYRIYYSGDILHIMGIMTVLAIPLLKVRSRYLLLLAAALVVAVPVVYGLTDYDSFWTTKRALVAAGFDEFPRTSYTITYVNSVFWSPLGFIQHTLYNGMYPLIPKFGLVLLGMTLGRLNLTSTRVLKRLLAGAVLVLPVTLLIPAFTDSMWLEIDILPHTPLYMVSTAASSALIIAVCQLLSQHWGRGLGRVGRMALTVYISHTVFLALLVPGVHTLWPAAGPLLYPFWLPAVVTILYMLLASGFSNWFYRYYKKGPLECLLRIAAKWKWESNRKAAA; this is translated from the coding sequence ATGATGGTAATGATTCATGCCACCAACCGCTTTCAATTGGCTGTTACTGCCCGGGAAGGACTGGAGGCCGCTTACTTTGGACTGTATCAGTTTTTTCAGGGCCGGGGCGCGGGCCTGTTTTTGGTCCTGGCCGGGGTCGGTTGGTCGCTCCAGGTTGGTCGCCGGTCCGACTTTCCCCGGCTCAGATTGGAGCTATTGCGTCGGGGCCTGACCTTAATTCTCTGCGGTTTGGTCTATCGGATTTATTATTCCGGGGACATTTTGCATATCATGGGGATTATGACCGTCCTGGCAATTCCGCTCCTGAAAGTCCGTTCTCGCTATCTGCTGCTCTTGGCCGCAGCTTTGGTTGTGGCCGTGCCGGTGGTGTATGGTCTTACGGATTATGATTCCTTTTGGACCACAAAACGGGCTCTGGTGGCCGCCGGTTTCGACGAATTTCCCCGCACCTCGTATACGATCACCTATGTGAACTCTGTTTTTTGGTCACCGCTTGGATTCATCCAGCACACTTTGTATAATGGGATGTATCCGCTGATTCCCAAGTTTGGACTGGTGCTTTTGGGCATGACCCTTGGGCGCTTAAACCTCACCAGTACCCGGGTGCTCAAGCGCCTTTTGGCCGGTGCGGTCCTGGTCCTGCCCGTTACCCTGCTAATTCCAGCGTTCACAGATTCGATGTGGCTGGAAATTGATATCCTGCCCCATACGCCGCTATACATGGTATCTACCGCAGCTTCATCGGCCCTGATTATTGCCGTTTGTCAGCTTCTGTCCCAACACTGGGGCCGGGGCTTGGGCCGGGTCGGAAGAATGGCGCTGACAGTTTATATCTCCCACACAGTTTTTCTTGCACTCCTGGTTCCCGGTGTTCATACACTGTGGCCCGCCGCCGGTCCCCTGCTCTATCCCTTCTGGCTACCAGCTGTTGTTACAATCCTTTACATGCTGCTGGCTTCGGGCTTCAGTAACTGGTTCTACCGCTATTACAAAAAAGGCCCGCTGGAGTGCCTGTTGCGAATTGCCGCCAAGTGGAAGTGGGAGTCCAACAGAAAGGCAGCTGCCTGA
- the ltaE gene encoding low-specificity L-threonine aldolase — protein MVIDLRSDTVTEPTDAMRAAMAAAPVGDDVYQEDKTLQRLEARGAEILGKEAGLFVPSGTMVNLIAVLAVCERGDEIIMESQMHMFWYEVAGIAALAGVQIHPIPGVNGTPAAADLRQAIRARDIHFPVSRMFCLENSHNRGGGTCVSKEDMDKLSAIAREAGLWVHVDGARIFNAATALNVEPDALVAGADSVMFCLSKGLAAPVGSLLVGPAEFIEKARRARKMVGGGMRQAGVLAAAGLIAFDEMRLRLDEDQQTAAQLARGLAELGAEIDMDTVQTNIVRFNISGSAETFVAALKERGVLANATGERSVRMVTHYQISSDQIDTVLNNTRELL, from the coding sequence ATGGTTATAGATCTCAGGAGCGACACTGTGACCGAACCTACTGACGCAATGCGGGCTGCCATGGCTGCTGCGCCGGTGGGCGATGATGTCTATCAGGAGGATAAAACTCTGCAACGCTTAGAAGCCCGGGGCGCGGAAATCCTGGGCAAGGAAGCAGGACTGTTTGTGCCCAGCGGTACCATGGTCAATTTGATTGCTGTGCTTGCGGTTTGTGAGCGCGGTGATGAAATCATCATGGAGTCCCAGATGCATATGTTCTGGTACGAGGTGGCGGGGATTGCCGCCCTAGCCGGGGTGCAAATTCATCCTATCCCCGGGGTAAACGGTACGCCTGCGGCTGCGGATTTGCGTCAGGCAATTCGCGCCCGGGACATTCACTTTCCCGTCAGTCGCATGTTCTGTTTGGAGAACAGCCATAACCGGGGTGGCGGCACCTGTGTCAGCAAAGAAGATATGGACAAACTGTCGGCAATTGCCCGGGAGGCTGGACTCTGGGTGCACGTGGACGGGGCACGGATATTTAACGCCGCCACGGCTCTGAATGTCGAGCCGGATGCGCTGGTGGCTGGGGCCGACTCGGTGATGTTCTGCCTGTCTAAAGGGTTGGCGGCACCGGTGGGCTCTTTGTTGGTTGGTCCGGCGGAGTTTATCGAGAAGGCGCGCCGCGCCCGCAAGATGGTGGGCGGCGGCATGCGTCAGGCCGGGGTGCTGGCGGCAGCAGGCCTGATTGCTTTCGATGAAATGCGTTTGCGCCTGGATGAAGACCAGCAGACAGCGGCCCAATTGGCCAGGGGGCTGGCGGAGTTGGGCGCTGAAATCGACATGGATACTGTCCAGACCAACATCGTGCGCTTCAATATTTCTGGTTCGGCGGAGACATTTGTAGCCGCCCTGAAAGAACGGGGTGTGTTGGCCAATGCCACCGGTGAGCGGAGCGTGCGGATGGTCACCCATTATCAAATTAGTTCAGACCAGATTGACACGGTTCTCAACAACACTCGGGAGCTTCTGTAG
- a CDS encoding rubredoxin, protein MAVFVCKECNAEREGRCKPRKCAECGAANSFEKKE, encoded by the coding sequence ATGGCTGTTTTTGTCTGTAAAGAATGCAATGCCGAGCGGGAAGGACGTTGCAAGCCCCGTAAATGCGCCGAGTGTGGCGCCGCCAATTCATTTGAAAAAAAGGAATAA
- a CDS encoding transcriptional repressor, protein MTKIRNTKQRQLILDLLKGTTAHPSADWLYQRVRETMPNVSLGTVYRNLGILKQQGIIQELRHAGSQCRYDGNPEPHYHFFCDQCDQVEDIEGPNCMDLLANIQSCMPSHTIEGHRLEVYGCCPSCTRKNLEEED, encoded by the coding sequence GTGACAAAGATACGTAATACTAAACAGCGTCAGCTGATTTTGGATTTGTTGAAAGGCACAACCGCCCACCCATCAGCCGACTGGCTCTATCAACGTGTCAGGGAGACAATGCCCAATGTTTCTTTGGGTACAGTCTACAGAAACCTTGGCATCCTTAAACAGCAGGGGATTATACAGGAACTCCGGCATGCTGGCAGTCAGTGTCGGTATGACGGCAACCCCGAACCACATTATCACTTCTTTTGTGACCAGTGCGACCAGGTTGAGGACATAGAGGGTCCCAATTGCATGGATCTTCTCGCCAATATCCAGTCATGCATGCCCAGTCATACTATTGAGGGGCATCGTCTGGAGGTCTACGGATGTTGTCCCAGCTGCACCCGAAAAAACTTAGAGGAGGAAGATTAA
- a CDS encoding HAD family hydrolase: MKYKGIFFDLDGTLLALDMDRFLEQYLRGLTGKVARHVPPEHFVKSLMAATKDMQTNDGRGTNEQVFAQSFFAKVDSQPEQLMPLFDDFYANEYKALGDGIEPLPSARKAVELALQHGAKVVVATNPLFPRIAVETRLHWAGLADMPFDHITSYENSSFCKPNPAYYQEILDKFNLQGKDCLMVGNDPLEDLAASELDFDTFLLEDHMIERNSKYQPTWRGSWDQLLEILE; this comes from the coding sequence ATGAAATATAAGGGGATATTTTTTGATTTAGACGGAACATTGCTGGCACTGGATATGGATCGGTTTTTGGAGCAATACCTCAGAGGTCTGACAGGAAAGGTGGCCCGACATGTGCCTCCGGAGCATTTTGTCAAATCCCTGATGGCTGCTACCAAAGATATGCAAACCAATGATGGCCGGGGCACCAATGAGCAGGTGTTCGCACAAAGCTTCTTTGCCAAAGTTGATTCTCAGCCCGAACAACTGATGCCGCTGTTTGACGATTTTTATGCCAATGAATACAAAGCCTTGGGCGATGGCATCGAGCCCTTACCTTCGGCCCGGAAAGCGGTGGAACTGGCCCTACAGCATGGTGCTAAGGTGGTAGTAGCCACCAATCCACTGTTTCCGCGTATCGCTGTCGAGACCCGCTTGCACTGGGCGGGGCTGGCGGATATGCCCTTTGATCACATTACTAGTTACGAAAACAGCAGCTTTTGTAAACCGAATCCAGCCTACTACCAAGAGATTCTCGACAAATTTAACCTGCAGGGCAAAGATTGCCTGATGGTGGGCAATGACCCCTTGGAGGACCTGGCCGCTTCTGAGCTGGATTTTGACACCTTTTTGTTGGAAGACCATATGATTGAGCGCAACAGCAAATATCAGCCAACATGGCGGGGAAGTTGGGACCAGCTCCTAGAAATTTTAGAATAG
- a CDS encoding TIM barrel protein: MIKFGPAGNSQSFYDAGYKSSLDVPEFLAAQGLNAYEYQCGRGVRVKEDFCRQLAAKASENQVALSLHAPYFINLATKEAKVMESSLNHIRKSLVAAAAMEASRIVVHPGSVAKDSTRKEALHRAEKLLGRVVEELLPDYPGIYLCLETMGKLNQLGDLEEVLYLCTLDNQFIPTIDFGHLHTRGLGKVNSGEEFEAVLDQIDSALGAEVVQNLHVHFSPIEYGAKGEIRHRTMAETEYGPHFEPLAEIIVRDKLTPVIISESAGTQTEDALTMKALYTKAQEAKA; this comes from the coding sequence ATGATAAAATTTGGACCAGCGGGCAACTCCCAAAGCTTTTATGACGCGGGTTATAAATCATCGTTGGATGTGCCGGAATTCCTGGCTGCCCAGGGCCTGAATGCCTATGAATATCAATGTGGGCGCGGTGTGCGGGTTAAGGAGGACTTCTGCCGGCAGTTGGCGGCAAAGGCCAGCGAAAATCAGGTCGCCCTCAGTTTGCATGCACCCTATTTCATCAATCTCGCCACCAAAGAAGCCAAGGTAATGGAGAGCTCGCTGAATCATATTCGCAAATCCCTGGTGGCGGCTGCTGCGATGGAAGCGAGTCGGATTGTCGTGCATCCCGGTTCGGTGGCCAAGGATAGTACCCGTAAAGAGGCATTGCACCGGGCGGAGAAACTACTGGGTCGCGTGGTGGAGGAATTGCTGCCCGACTACCCCGGAATTTATTTATGCCTGGAAACAATGGGCAAGCTGAACCAATTGGGTGATTTGGAAGAGGTACTGTATTTATGTACGCTGGACAATCAATTCATTCCCACCATAGACTTTGGCCATCTCCATACCCGCGGGCTTGGCAAAGTGAATAGCGGTGAGGAATTTGAAGCGGTGCTGGACCAGATTGACAGCGCCCTGGGGGCAGAAGTGGTGCAAAACCTGCATGTTCATTTCAGTCCCATCGAATACGGCGCCAAGGGGGAAATTCGCCACCGGACCATGGCTGAAACCGAGTATGGACCCCATTTTGAACCCCTGGCGGAAATAATTGTCCGGGACAAACTGACGCCGGTGATTATCAGTGAATCTGCAGGTACCCAGACAGAAGATGCATTAACGATGAAAGCACTATATACAAAAGCACAGGAGGCGAAGGCATGA
- a CDS encoding HAD family hydrolase gives MNNKKPIMFDLDGTLFQVHLISLPAMRQGFETLRERGLWPEVPDDEKIKGVYGMTDKEIWDYLLPGAEPEVKKLAREIIEDNELRNIDLDAGKLFDGAAETLATLAAGGHQLFVVSNGGEDYVKSVCRHHGLAPYLTGIYSAGEYKTETKVQLLAAAVREHKLSPGWMVGDRDSDITAARGNGFVPVACTYGYGSPEEHSDAAYIIENISEILTIVEGS, from the coding sequence ATGAATAATAAAAAACCAATTATGTTTGATCTTGATGGTACGTTGTTTCAGGTGCACCTGATTTCGTTGCCGGCTATGCGCCAGGGGTTTGAGACCCTGCGGGAGCGCGGTCTTTGGCCAGAGGTTCCCGATGATGAAAAAATCAAGGGTGTCTACGGGATGACCGACAAGGAAATTTGGGATTATCTTCTGCCCGGGGCCGAGCCCGAGGTCAAGAAGCTTGCCCGGGAAATCATTGAGGATAATGAGCTAAGGAATATCGATTTGGATGCCGGCAAACTCTTTGACGGAGCAGCAGAAACGTTGGCCACTTTGGCCGCGGGGGGACACCAATTGTTTGTAGTCTCCAACGGCGGCGAGGATTATGTCAAATCCGTCTGTCGTCATCACGGCCTGGCCCCGTATCTAACCGGTATTTACAGCGCCGGCGAATACAAGACGGAAACCAAGGTGCAATTGCTGGCGGCCGCCGTCCGGGAGCATAAGCTGTCGCCGGGCTGGATGGTGGGTGACCGGGATTCGGATATCACCGCCGCCCGGGGCAATGGATTTGTGCCCGTGGCCTGTACTTATGGCTATGGTAGCCCGGAGGAACACAGCGACGCCGCGTATATTATTGAGAATATCTCGGAAATCCTGACAATTGTTGAAGGGAGCTAA
- a CDS encoding YigZ family protein yields the protein MREYRTVASPAEAEIVIKKSRFIAQVSPVADEAEAAEFIAAIRKKHVNAAHNCHAYIVDNITQRSSDDGEPSGTAGRPMLEVLRKENLEHTAVVVTRYFGGILLGGGGLIRAYSQATKAGLDAAGMGRQLLFQRLTAVIDYTAYGKLENQLRERKLTVLDTAFTDVVRVELGIAVGEIEQLAAWLTDFCNGQLELIRGEEYYNFVRGI from the coding sequence ATGCGTGAATATCGCACTGTGGCGAGCCCGGCCGAGGCCGAGATTGTAATCAAAAAGTCTCGGTTCATCGCCCAGGTCAGTCCGGTGGCTGACGAAGCGGAGGCGGCAGAATTTATTGCCGCTATCCGCAAAAAACATGTGAATGCGGCCCACAACTGTCATGCGTACATAGTCGATAACATCACCCAGCGTTCCAGCGATGACGGCGAGCCCTCGGGGACTGCCGGGCGCCCGATGCTGGAAGTGTTGCGCAAAGAAAATTTGGAGCACACCGCTGTAGTCGTCACCCGTTATTTCGGGGGGATTCTCCTGGGGGGCGGCGGTCTGATTCGTGCCTACTCCCAGGCGACCAAAGCGGGACTTGATGCCGCCGGCATGGGCAGGCAGCTGCTGTTTCAAAGGTTGACAGCGGTGATTGATTACACCGCGTACGGAAAGCTGGAAAACCAGTTGCGGGAACGGAAACTGACTGTTTTGGACACTGCCTTTACTGATGTAGTTCGTGTGGAACTGGGGATTGCTGTGGGGGAAATTGAGCAGCTGGCAGCCTGGCTCACTGACTTTTGCAACGGTCAGCTGGAACTGATTCGCGGCGAAGAATATTATAATTTTGTGAGGGGTATCTAA
- a CDS encoding tRNA (cytidine(34)-2'-O)-methyltransferase: protein MLEIVLVHPQIPQNAGNIGRTCVSVGARLHLVEPLGFSLADKYMKRAGLDYWQHLDWELHKSWDEFRDMFPERPLYCFSTKGTRWHTAVAYPEDAMLLFGSETTGLPPEVLAAGEVIRLPMRPDNRSLNLGNTVAVAAYEWLRQWQYPGLV from the coding sequence GTGTTGGAAATTGTCCTTGTCCATCCGCAGATTCCCCAAAACGCCGGGAATATCGGGCGGACCTGTGTTTCTGTGGGCGCTCGCCTGCATTTAGTGGAACCCTTGGGGTTTTCACTGGCTGATAAATATATGAAGCGGGCCGGCCTGGATTATTGGCAGCATCTGGACTGGGAGCTGCATAAAAGTTGGGATGAGTTTCGGGACATGTTCCCGGAACGTCCGCTCTATTGTTTTTCCACCAAGGGAACGCGCTGGCACACGGCAGTTGCATATCCCGAGGACGCCATGCTGCTCTTTGGCAGCGAAACCACGGGTCTGCCCCCGGAAGTGTTGGCGGCGGGCGAGGTCATCCGGCTACCGATGCGCCCCGACAATCGTTCGTTGAACCTGGGGAATACCGTGGCCGTGGCCGCTTATGAGTGGCTGCGCCAATGGCAGTATCCCGGGTTGGTTTAG
- a CDS encoding uracil-DNA glycosylase — translation MLDMLHYPDIESLTEANYKCTACSLRAGCKQVVVARGTPGARVMLVGEGPGGDEDRLGEPFVGKAGQLLDKILAAAELPPEDVYITNVVKCRPPNNRLPKPDEVKSCLPWLERQLELVDPEILVCLGALAGRTLIDPKLRITKDRGQWRQLGRAAIIATFHPAYLLRDPRQKRPVWIDFQNIRDRYRELRKE, via the coding sequence ATGCTGGACATGTTACACTATCCGGACATTGAAAGTTTGACAGAAGCCAATTATAAATGTACTGCTTGTTCGCTGCGGGCGGGCTGCAAGCAGGTGGTTGTGGCCCGGGGCACGCCCGGGGCACGGGTGATGCTGGTGGGCGAGGGGCCGGGCGGCGACGAAGACCGCTTGGGCGAACCATTTGTCGGCAAAGCTGGCCAGCTGCTGGATAAAATACTCGCCGCAGCCGAACTGCCGCCGGAGGATGTCTACATAACCAATGTGGTCAAATGCCGACCACCCAACAACCGGCTGCCCAAGCCAGATGAAGTCAAGAGTTGCCTGCCCTGGCTGGAACGGCAACTGGAGCTAGTCGATCCGGAGATTCTCGTCTGCCTGGGCGCGCTGGCGGGCCGCACCCTGATTGACCCGAAACTGCGTATCACCAAGGATCGGGGCCAGTGGCGCCAACTGGGCCGGGCGGCGATTATTGCCACCTTTCATCCCGCCTACCTGCTCCGGGACCCGCGACAAAAGCGCCCGGTGTGGATAGACTTTCAAAACATCCGCGACCGTTATCGTGAGCTGAGGAAGGAGTAG
- a CDS encoding ABC transporter ATP-binding protein, translated as MDIVTVENLRKDFRVKLKDPGLGGSLRALVKANYRDVPAVKGISFAVAEGQPLAFIGPNGAGKSTTIKMLTGILHPSGGEARVLGLTPWQQRQQLAKHIGAVFGQKSQLWFHLPPRDSFDLLAKIYEVPYRTYTDRLAELIDLFELTELLNTPVRKLSLGQRMRCEIAACLLHGPKILLLDEPTIGLDVVARGRIRALISRLNSLAGTSVFLTSHDAGDIEKICKRVLVINHGQIILDTSVTELKRRYLRTKIVSARLATPVPEFQMNGVEVLKNREHGIKLQVDTSCTAVETVISQLMQRASLPDINITDPPLEEVIERIYQEGEGDGPGC; from the coding sequence ATGGATATAGTGACTGTTGAGAATCTACGCAAGGACTTCCGGGTGAAGCTTAAAGACCCGGGCTTGGGCGGCAGCCTGCGCGCCCTTGTCAAGGCCAATTACCGGGATGTACCGGCAGTGAAGGGCATTTCCTTTGCGGTGGCGGAGGGGCAACCCCTAGCCTTCATCGGCCCCAACGGCGCCGGCAAGTCGACGACGATAAAAATGCTCACCGGTATTCTCCATCCCAGCGGTGGCGAGGCACGGGTGCTTGGCCTCACGCCTTGGCAGCAGCGGCAACAGCTGGCCAAGCATATCGGCGCCGTCTTTGGCCAGAAGTCCCAGCTCTGGTTTCACCTGCCGCCCCGGGACAGCTTCGACCTCCTGGCCAAAATCTATGAGGTGCCATACCGCACCTACACCGACCGCCTGGCGGAGCTGATTGACCTCTTTGAGCTCACTGAGCTCCTGAATACACCGGTGCGCAAACTCTCCCTGGGCCAGCGTATGCGCTGCGAAATTGCCGCCTGCCTGCTCCACGGACCAAAGATCCTGCTTCTGGACGAGCCGACCATCGGCTTGGATGTGGTAGCCAGGGGCCGGATCCGCGCCCTCATCTCCCGACTCAATTCCCTGGCGGGAACCAGTGTGTTTTTGACCTCCCACGATGCCGGCGATATCGAGAAAATCTGCAAGCGGGTGCTGGTCATCAACCACGGCCAGATCATCCTCGACACCTCGGTCACGGAGCTTAAACGGCGCTACCTCAGGACCAAAATTGTCAGCGCCCGCCTGGCCACGCCTGTGCCCGAGTTCCAGATGAACGGCGTCGAAGTGCTCAAAAACCGGGAACACGGCATCAAACTCCAGGTGGACACCAGCTGCACCGCGGTGGAAACGGTAATCAGTCAGTTGATGCAGCGGGCCAGTCTGCCAGATATCAATATCACCGATCCGCCTTTGGAAGAGGTTATTGAACGGATCTATCAGGAGGGTGAAGGCGATGGCCCGGGCTGCTAA
- a CDS encoding ABC transporter ATP-binding protein, whose protein sequence is MSTHELTKTYPNGYTAVKDVSLELHPGRFYLIMGRSGAGKTTLLQILGLLDDFSSGQLFVDNVDTKTLNEADKARLRMQKFGFVFQSYYLNEKMKAYENVMLPMYINPEIADKKERAEQLLATVGLTQRADNFPRQLSGGEQQRVALARALANAPSCIFADEPTGNLDTENETKILELLKRISLENNKCVMVVSHNEAVRHYADEVFLMQDGVLSREG, encoded by the coding sequence ATCTCAACGCATGAACTAACCAAAACCTATCCAAATGGCTATACAGCGGTTAAAGATGTTTCGCTTGAGCTTCATCCCGGCCGCTTTTATCTAATAATGGGGCGCTCAGGGGCCGGAAAAACAACCTTACTGCAAATCCTTGGCCTCCTCGACGATTTTTCCTCAGGTCAGTTATTCGTGGACAATGTAGACACAAAAACTCTTAATGAAGCTGACAAGGCCCGGTTAAGAATGCAGAAATTTGGCTTCGTATTTCAGTCTTACTATTTGAACGAAAAAATGAAGGCTTATGAAAACGTAATGCTGCCAATGTATATAAACCCTGAGATCGCTGACAAAAAAGAGCGTGCTGAACAGTTGCTGGCAACAGTCGGCTTGACACAAAGGGCCGACAACTTTCCCCGACAACTTTCTGGCGGAGAACAGCAGCGAGTCGCCCTGGCGAGAGCTCTCGCCAACGCTCCGAGCTGTATCTTTGCTGACGAGCCAACTGGCAACTTAGACACAGAAAACGAAACTAAAATTTTAGAACTTCTAAAACGGATTAGTCTCGAAAACAATAAGTGCGTTATGGTTGTCAGCCATAACGAAGCGGTCAGGCATTATGCGGATGAAGTCTTTCTCATGCAGGATGGAGTGTTGTCTCGTGAAGGCTAA
- a CDS encoding FtsX-like permease family protein, with amino-acid sequence MRMKSFSCRMECCLVKAKHYFRLAAINLSRRKISVLFNLLFLVSMLVLVILTFSLSAGLSKFVNMTMLSVSTRTLAVDYNPNQFDADSVLATLETLPNVVATVPPGSSRTGGQIPTLEDQAQGYNGRITFIGANEHTHPPVISGSGLGGSSNTGVIPSKFIPTSVPAEATGGYIDGETLLGETITVEYYEHDYSDMENISRGQKHTYSFQVIGVYDSDNLLDHENIIYISYEDVGQITLASLGNHDQYLPSDTNSVQVVADSNENLMALQSEIRAVGFNARPIAFTNTSFAVTIVGIGAGLSLLAAIVAFINIIAASVNAVKERTSEIGMLKAIGYQDGNVALIMLVETVLLGVAAFCMSVGTAAPVLRYLSNHWADSQTLSVLLAQVSGNGLLFASLAAIGVPIVGYLFALDKALKIPPSSALREQ; translated from the coding sequence ATGCGGATGAAGTCTTTCTCATGCAGGATGGAGTGTTGTCTCGTGAAGGCTAAGCACTATTTCCGACTAGCAGCAATTAATTTGTCGCGTCGCAAAATTTCGGTGCTCTTTAATCTGCTCTTCCTGGTGTCCATGCTGGTACTAGTGATCCTCACCTTTTCTTTGTCGGCAGGCTTAAGCAAATTTGTTAACATGACCATGTTGAGCGTTTCAACCAGAACGCTGGCAGTTGATTATAATCCAAACCAATTTGACGCAGATTCGGTTTTAGCTACCCTAGAGACCCTACCGAATGTAGTCGCAACAGTCCCGCCCGGCAGCAGCCGAACCGGCGGTCAGATTCCAACGCTGGAGGACCAGGCACAAGGATATAACGGGCGCATTACCTTTATCGGTGCCAATGAACACACTCATCCGCCAGTTATATCGGGCAGTGGCCTGGGCGGCTCAAGTAACACTGGGGTGATTCCCAGTAAATTCATTCCCACCTCAGTTCCAGCCGAAGCTACAGGTGGATATATTGATGGAGAAACCCTTCTAGGTGAAACAATTACAGTGGAGTACTATGAACACGACTATTCAGATATGGAAAATATCAGCCGTGGCCAAAAGCATACTTATAGTTTTCAGGTGATTGGAGTCTACGATTCAGACAACCTCTTGGACCATGAAAACATTATTTACATCTCTTATGAGGACGTTGGGCAAATAACCCTTGCATCTTTAGGTAATCACGACCAGTACCTTCCTTCCGACACCAATTCTGTGCAGGTGGTGGCTGACAGTAACGAGAACCTGATGGCACTTCAGTCTGAAATTCGCGCAGTCGGCTTTAATGCCCGGCCAATCGCATTTACAAACACCAGTTTCGCAGTTACGATTGTGGGTATCGGCGCTGGGCTTTCACTGCTGGCGGCGATAGTTGCGTTCATTAATATTATTGCCGCCTCGGTTAATGCCGTGAAAGAAAGGACTTCAGAAATCGGGATGTTGAAGGCGATAGGCTATCAAGATGGAAATGTTGCCCTTATTATGCTTGTGGAAACAGTGCTGCTGGGCGTTGCGGCCTTCTGTATGTCAGTGGGAACAGCAGCTCCGGTACTGCGCTACCTTTCAAATCATTGGGCGGATTCGCAAACACTATCTGTATTACTAGCGCAAGTCAGTGGCAATGGTTTATTATTTGCCTCGCTGGCAGCAATCGGTGTCCCCATTGTCGGCTACCTCTTTGCCCTTGATAAAGCCTTGAAAATACCACCGTCCTCTGCTTTAAGAGAGCAATAG